The Panicum virgatum strain AP13 chromosome 5K, P.virgatum_v5, whole genome shotgun sequence genome has a window encoding:
- the LOC120710560 gene encoding uncharacterized protein LOC120710560: MGRGKKSFFASLFGSKKQGSGGGRQEEAAAVASRPPQRYYPGTRVRPSDDDDYYGQYWYAERDINRKASEYIEKVHRGMMASEQDG, translated from the coding sequence ATGGGGAGGGGCAAGAAGTCCTTCTTTGCGTCCCTGTTCGGGAGCAAGAAGcagggctccggcggcggcaggcaggaggaggcggcggcggtggcgagtaGGCCACCGCAGAGGTACTACCCGGGGACGAGGGTGCGGCCGAGCGATGACGACGACTACTACGGCCAGTACTGGTACGCCGAACGCGACATCAACCGGAAGGCCTCTGAGTACATTGAGAAGGTGCACCGTGGAATGATGGCCAGCGAACAAGACGGGTAG